The following DNA comes from Corynebacterium urogenitale.
GTACGGCCGTGGGTGACCAAGGATGATGAAGATTGGGCCGCTCAGCGCCTCCTCTACATCCACCATCCATCGGATCCTGTGTCCTGGTGGTCATTCAAGATGGCATTTCAGGAACCAGATTGGCTGTCGGAACCATTGCCGGGAGGCCAAGAACGAGCGATGACGTGGATGCCCCTTGTCAGCTTCCTCCAAGTGACAGCCGATCTACCCGTCGCCGCCAATGTTCCCGATGGGTATGGCCACAATTATGGTGACTCGGTCCTGGTGGGATTCGCAGCGATCGGCGGGCTACAACTTTCCGATGCCGAGCTCAAACGCTATGAAGACATCCTCTCCAAGCTGCGTGGCGACACCCCGAAGTAGTCACTCGGACTCCTAAAAGTGGCTTAGGAAAGAACGGCTGTGGGCCGCGACTTCGCGGTAGGACTGAGCGATCATTTCCCCCAGCGCCACGTACTCTTCGTGACGGGTCGTAGAGCTCCGATACACTAACCCGATCGTGCGCCCTGCGCGCTGAGCCCCTCCATCGAAAGTCGCTAGCGCAATCCCTGGACGACTGCACTCGGATGCCACAGCACTCAGTGGCACGAGAGTGGCGCCAAACCCAGCAGAGACTAACTGCATGACGGTGGACAGGCTGGCGGCTCGGGTCACGCTTCTGCGCGGATCCTTCGTCATCTCTACCGTGCGGCACATCTCCAAGATTTGATCGCGCAGGCAGTGGCCGTCGTCAAGCAACAGCAGCTCAGTGTCCGCGAGCTCATCGACTGTCACATCGGAACGCCCAGCGAACGGACTTGACTTGTCCACGACGAGAACAAACTCCTCAGTGTACAACTCGATTTTCTGCAAACCTGCTGTGTCCGTGGGCATCCCCACGAGGGCGATGTCGATCTTGCCCTGGCGCAGACCATCCATCAAATGGTGCGTCTTTTCTTCGACGATGCGAGGTTCCAATTCTGGGGACTCTTGCGGCAAAGAGGCGAGAAAATCGGGCAAGAGGTACGGTGCAACTGTGGGGATCATGCCTATTGTTAATGAGCCCACCAATCCCCCGTTGGCACCGCGAGCATGAGCGACAAAAGTTTCGAGGCTCTCTAGGGTGTTCTGGGCGAATGGCAAGAGGGTTCGGCCGATCGGGGTGATGATCACCTTACGCGTGGAGCGTTCGATCAGCTGCACTCCTAGCCCGTTTTCCAGCGCGGCGAGCGCCTGCGAAAGCGATGGTTGAGAAATGCCCAAATGCGAGGCCGCGGAACCGAAGTGGCCGAACTCCGCGATTGTTGCGAAAGTGCGCAGCTGTGCAATCGTTGGGCGATATTCTTTGTTGACCACGTTTTAAGGATACATTGAGGACTTAACGAACCTCGATTCTCGCCACACCTTCGAACGGGCTCAGACCACCAAAGATCGCCCGCGAATCGCCCCTATATCGCACGGTGTACGTGCCTGGTTCCAGTGCTGCAGTGTTCCAGTCGATAGTAACGGTTGTGGAACCCCACGCATTGGCGAAAGTAATGAGGGTGGACTCGGAGGAATCATGAGCGACCACAGATCCGTCCTCCCGCGCCACGGTGAGATATCCTTCCCCTAGCCGCAGGTTGTTGTTTGGGTTCGCTCCGACCAACGTCACCGTCGCCGTCTCACCCACTGCCACGCTCTTAGGCGCCGAGAGAATCTCACCAAACTTCTTCCCAATTGGAGGGATATCTGCCCAACCATTGGTACTGGGGGAAGGTGGGATCAAGCCTGTTAAATCACCCGCCGGCCGTCCTGGATCAATCTCCTTGCCTTCCTTGAGCGCCGTGGCAAGCTCGTGGAAGGTTTGTTGGAATGCCGGTAGCTGATTGCGTCCGAATATTGTCGCGCCACCTTCATAGTTTTGGGTTCCATACTCCTCTGGAGTGGTGAGGTAATGGCCGTAACCATTGACGTACCCCTGTGAAATGACGTTGTCGAGAGGCACTCCCAGAGCCTCCGCGACGGTACGGCGTAAGCGCAGGCCGGAGGTGATTGTCGCTTCAAAGCCATGCGAGATGAGCACGAGCCCGCCAATGCGGTGGACGTAAAAGGGATGCACCTGCTGGATCATGCCTTCGATATATCCCAAAGGCAGCAAGATGTCCTTTGGCGCGTGGAGCTTGTGGATCGCTGGAGGAACAACTACGCGGCCCAACTCGCGCACCCACGGGTTGCCTCCTCGTTCCCCCTCATTGAGGCCCAGTAGAGGCTCACCCCCGCCGTCTTCCTGAGAGGATGCGGCGAACGCTGCACCGAGGATCGCTGGGCCAGTATGCCCTGGTTTTCCGTCTGTGGTCCACTGTGCATCGACCGCAATATCGGAGCAATCTACCCACCGGAAGATACCGTCCACTCCCCCGCCTGCGACAGGCTCACCATCACCGGCTTCGGCTACCGCGCGCATGTGCCGTTCACCGATGATGCGTGCGTGGGAAACATCGTCTTCGCCCGGTCCGGACCCCGGCGTGAGCCCTAAATTGGGAGTCATATCGCCTGGGGAAGACTGCGCGAAAGCCGCGACAAAAATAGCTTCCTCAGGATGACTGTGATCCACGCCCAAAGCTTCTTCGGTCGCCCAGGCTGCATATCCCTTGTTATCGGTCGCCACGTGGCGGTATTCGGAAGACATACTGGTGGCGTGGACGGCAAACCAGTTGATGAAGCCGACGGGCTGGCCGTTGCGTTCGATGTGAAGCGTGACATTGTGCGGATCGATGGCATCGGGAAAGTTCGCGCGATCCGATTCCGGGTTTTGCTCCCACGCTTGGCGTGAACGGTTCGCCGATGCGCCTGACAAGGTGCCTTTCGCTAGGGTCAACTGAGCTGGCTGGACATCATCGTGTGCCCTCTCAATGGCTGCGACGATTCCAGAGACGTTCGCTTCGAACGTAATAGGCCGGAAGCCCTGAGTGGTGATGTCAACCATCAGGTGGCCGGACGTTCCACCGGGAGCAACGTGAGTGTGCGTAGCGTGGATCAGCACATTGTGGTCGCTGTACAGATCTCCGTATTTGGTTTTGAGCCGGCGTAGCACTTCCAGGAAGATGGACTGGAACATGAGTCCGATGTCGGCGACCACCTCCACGACACGACGTTGTGTCGCGGGGTCCACGAAGATGAAGGCTCGGGCGTATTGACGGCGTTGCAGTCCGACCGAGGTCTGCTCAAGCACCGCGTAGCCGTTCATGCCCGCACCCCATGGCTCGCCGGTCATGTCTGCCATGCCGCGCCCCACGTGGATCGAGTCCGTTTGAGCCGCCGCGCTTCCTTTGGTGGCCGACGCCCAGAGGACCGTGCCTGACACTGCTGCCATGCCGCCGAAGAACCTTCGGCGTGACACCGGTGAACCAAAAAAGCTGCCCGCATCGGGCAGCGCTTGCGCAGTGGTGCATCCACATGTGGTGTTTTCGTGATGTCGAGTGGTGCGATGATCCATGCCCAAAAATACTTTCGAGTATCTACCTAACTAAGGATTGAGGAAATAGTAAACAGAGTGAGCACTCATGCGCACCGGAATGAACAAATAAAACCCGAAGTTGTTAGAATTTCCCAGGTGAATACCCCGAGCGATGATCAAGGCCAGGCCCACAATAAGCACGGCGCAACCACTAAGAAGCACCCTCGCAAGCGCAACCGCCAACGCCAACGCTCGGGGCGAAACCGCACTCCGCGAGTGGTGCGGTCCATCGGTCCAGTCAACTTTCCAGAACACTTACCGGTTAGCGAACGCCGAGAAGAAATCATGGAAGCGATCGACCAGCATCAGGTGGTTATCATCGCCGGCGAGACGGGCTCAGGCAAGACCACTCAGATTCCAAAAATGTGCCTAGAGCTCGGACGGGGGCGCACTCAGGTCATCGGACATACACAACCACGACGCATCGCAGCCCGCAGTGTTGCAGAGCGTATCGCCGAGGAACTCGGGCACTCCATTGGAGACGCCCAGTCCCCCGTCGGCTATAAGATCCGCTTTGATGACACGATCAGCGATTCCACAGCCATCAAGCTCATGACCGATGGCGTTCTACTCAACGAAATTCAGCGCGATCGGCTCCTGCGCGCTTATGACACGATCATCGTTGACGAAGCCCACGAACGCAGCCTCAACATCGACTTCCTCCTCGGATTCCTCAAGCAGCTCCTGCCGCGGCGCCCAGATCTCAAGGTCATCATCACCTCAGCAACAATCAACCCTGAGGCCTTCGCCAAGCACTTCGCCGACGCCTCCGGCACCCCCGCGCCCATCATCGAGGTTTCCGGCCGCACCTATCCTGTGGAGGTTCGCTACCGGCCACTGATCACCGAACGCCTGAACGAAAAAACGGGCGAGCTCGTGGAGACAGAAATTGACCCGCTCGACGGCCTCGTCAGCGCCTGCCGAGAACTAATGGACAACGGACCAGGAGATATCCTCTGCTTTTTCTCGGGCGAGCGAGAAATTCGAGATGCCGCGGACGCGCTAGGTTCTGCCTTTGCCCAGCGACGAAGCGAAAAAGTCGACATCCTGCCTTTGTTCGGCCGACTATCGAACGCAGAGCAACACCGGGTGTTCTCCCCCGGCGGCAAGCGCCGCATCGTCTTGGCCACCAACATCGCAGAAACATCACTGACGGTGCCCGGTATTCACTATGTTGTCGACACCGGCTACGCCCGCATCTCCCGCTACTCACACCGCACGAAGGTCCAACGCCTGCCCGTAGAGGAGATCAGCCAGGCCAGCGCGACTCAACGTTCCGGCCGCTGCGGCCGCACAGCTGACGGTATCGCCATTCGCCTCTACTCCGAGGAAAATTTCGAGGCACGCCCAGAATTCACCGACCCTGAAATTCTCCGCACGCACCTAGCGAGTGTCATTCTCGCCATGGCAGCCCTCGGGCTCGGCGACGTGGAAGATTTCCCTTTCCTCCAATCGCCAGATCGCAAGTCAGTTCGCGATGGTGTCGCCTTGCTCCAAGAACTAGGTGCGCTAGCGGTGGCGTCGGAAAAGAAGAAGGGAGAACCTACACGGGCTAAGCTGACGCAGATCGGCAAAGACATGGCACGCATCCCAACTGATCCTCGGTTGGCGCGCATGCTTGAAGCAGCACACAGGAACCACGTCTTGGAACACGTGGCGGTCATCGTCGCTGCGCTAAGCATCCAAGACGTGCGGGAACGCCCCATGGAACACCAAGCGCGCGCCGACCAACTCCATGCGCGTTTTGCGGCAGACTCAGACTTCATCAGCATTCTCAAGCTCTGGAACTACCTCCAGATCAACCGGCGCACGCTTTCGGGTAATCAATTCCGCAAACTATGCCAGAGCGAATTCATCCACTACATGCGTAGCCGAGAATGGATGGACCTCGTGCGCCAGCTCCTCAGTGTTATCCAAGACCTGCGCTGGCAGGTGCCTAATATTCACCATGTTCGCGAACTCGACTTCGATGAACAAAGCCTCAACGAGGACGCCGTTCATCGTTCCATCCTTACCGGCCTGCTGACGAACATTGGCATGCGCGAAGGCAATTCAAAGCAATTCGCCGGTACCCGCAATTCCCACTTCGTTGTCCATCCCAGTTCCGCGCTTTCAAAGAAGCCACCTCAGTGGATCATGGCAGCTGAGCTCGTAGAAACCTCCCAAGTTTTTGCTCGCACAATCGGACCGATTGACCCATCATGGGTCGAAGACATCGCGCCTCACATGGTCAAGCTGGTCCATTCCGAACCCCATTGGTCCAGTAGCCGAGGCGCAGCAATGGTGCACGAGAAGGTGCTCATGCTCGGCTTGCCCCTGATCGCTGACCGTCGCGTGAACCTGGGACGTACGGATAAGGCACTGGCGCGCGAGCTGTTCATCCGCCATGCTCTGGTAGAAGGCGACTGGACAACTCGCCATAAATTCTTTCACCATAACCAGGATCTGCTCGCAGAAGCGGGGCAGCTGGAAGATAAAACACGACGCCGTGACATCATCGTGGACGACGACGCACTTTACGCGTTCTACGATAAGCGATTGCCGGACAGCATCACCTCTGCGCGGCATTTCGACTCCTGGTGGAAAAAGGCTCGCCACAAAGATTCGAACTTGCTGAACTTCGATCCAGAGCAGCTCATCGACTCGCATGAGGGCGCTGCCGCAGCCGATGAATTCCCTGACATCTGGAGGCAGGGCTCGCTCGGGTTCGAGCTCACTTATGTCTTCCAACCCGGCGATCCCCATGACGGCATCACCATGCGCGTACCGTTGCCTCTGCTAGCGACGGTTGACCCTCAGCAGACACAGTGGCTCGTGGCAGGACTTCGCCATGATTTGTGTGTGGCCTTGATCAAGAGTTTGCCGAAGGTGCTGCGCCGGACAGTGGTTCCCGCCACTGATTTCGCGCGCCGCGCTTTGCAGTCGATGACGCCTTTTGATGGCCCCATTGACGAAGCGCTTGCCGATGCTTTGCGAAGCCTTGGTGGCTCAGGGATTTCCTCCAGTGACTTCGATTGGTCCCGAGTGCCCGACCATCTGCGGATGAATATTGCGGCCATCGATCGCAGAGGTAAGGTCGTCGATTCCTCCCGAAACATCACCGAGTTGCAGGAGCGCCTGTCTGGACAGGTCACCCAGGCCATTGCTCAGGCTTCCGCACGTTCCAATCCGGCTGGACCAGAACCCATCGATGCATCTGCTCATGCAGCAAGCAGAAAGAGGAAAGGCAAAAAGAAAGGCAACGTAGGTAATAGCGGGAAAAGAGGGGGTGCGTCCACCGGCGGCGTGCTCGCCCGTGCGGACAAATGGGATGCCCAGGGGATCGGAACTGTTGTTGAGTTTGTCGACACTGTCGTCGATGGTCAGACGGTCTCTGCGTACCCGGCAATCGTCTCTGTTGAGGATGGGGTGGTTCTCCGTGCATTCCCGACGCCACAAGCAGCTGCGGCCCAACAATACAAGACTGTCTTAGACATGATGGTTTCACAGATGTCTGTTTCCAATGCGCAAATGCTCAAGGGCCTACCTCTGCGTCAGCGGGTGGCGCTGGAATCCTATCCCTATGGTGGATTCGCCGCATTGGTGGAGGATCTGCAAACGGTAGTCTGCCGCGACATGCTCTCTAAGGTTGGTCCGGTCGTCCGCGACCCTGAGCGGTGCAAGGAGCTTGTATCGCAGGTCAAGAAGGAGGGTGCGACCTGGGTACGGCGCTACGTCGTCGAGATAGCGCCTGCTGTGTTGGCCGTTGCAGACATGCGCGAAGAATTGGATGCCTGGGACGGTGAAGTTATCGACGACATGCGCCAGCAGTTGGACTTCTATCTGGGTTCCCATGCGGTTGCGCGTCATGGTGTGGCACAGTTGAAGCATGTTCCTCGATACGTCCAGGCGATGAAGGCGCGGCTGGAGCTGATGGAACTTGATCCTCTCCGCGAGCAGGACCTCGATGCCCAAGTTGAACAGGCTTTGAAGGAGTATCGAGCCACGCTTGATCGGCTGCCACGAGCGAGAGCTGCTTCTCCGCAGCTTAAGGACGTGCGATGGACTATCGAGGAGTTTAGGGTAAGCCTGTTTGCGCAGAATTTGGGGACTGCGCGGACTGCCTCATTGCAAAGGATCCGGAAGGCACTGGCGAAAATCCGTTAATCTTCCGCGCTCTCCCCTGTCCGGTCCTGGCTCTCACTGTGACTTGCTCGGAGGAGAGCGATCTCATTTTCGAAGTCCTCCGCACTTTTGAAGGATTTATAAACGGAGGCAAAGCGAAGGTAGGCGACCTCGTCAAGTTTGCGTAGTGGCTCGAGGATCGCCAGACCTATCTGGTTAGCTTGAACTTGAGATCCATGCACTGCACGGACATTTTGCTCGACTTCGTGTGCGAGGCGTTTGAGGGCATCATCCGAAACATCTCGTCCTTGGCAGGCGCGCCGGACACCCTTGATCACTTTTTCCCGACTGAACTCTTCAGTCACTCCACTTCGCTTCATCACGAGCAGAATGGACCGTTCTACGGTTGTGAAGCGCGTGCCACAATCACTGCACTCTCGACGCCGTCGAATAGATACACCTTGTTCGACGGCTCGAGAGTCGACAACGCGCGATTGCTCAGATCTGCAGGAGGGACACAACACAACTTATAGAATAGTCGCTAATCGGCTGCCTCCCTAAGCGGAATAGCTCAGTCCACCGACACCTGAGAAGCGACTTGGTGAGAGGTTGCGGGCGGAACCGTCTCTGCGTTGTCACCGAGTACCAGAGGGCTGAGGCCCAACGTGAGGACGATTGATCCTAAAGCGATACTGAATCCTCCGCGTGAAGTAACGAATCGCTCAGCTCTATCCGCCCAACGGTCCCGCAGAGGGGAACGCACATTATCGAACACGGGTCTACCGGGAGAAGCAATTCTCTCACGGATTCTCCGGCGCGCAATCGATGGGGCTATCGCACGACCAAGGCCGGAGGTGTTCGAACCACTACGCTCTTCTATCGACCTCCAATTTGGCCTCACAGGTCGATCCCAGCTGCCTGCACCCTCACCCTGAGCCACCACTGGAGGCAGAGAAGAAACTTGGCGGCGGGCAGTGCGCGAAGATGCTACGTGGGTCTCCTCAACAGAGCAAATGGTGTTCATCTCTTGGTCTTTCCTTCCTCCGAGGTACTATCTCAAACACCACGCGACAGTAAGCCTGGCGGCCCATCGCGTGTTGCGTTCCGCATTCAATCACAAACATAAGACAACACTTACGAGCACGTTCTAAAATAATCGAACATCGATGATGTGTTCTATTTTCTTTGTTGATCACAAATTAGCACGCGCGTTCGATTCTGTCTAGAGAAAAACCAAAAGAATCGAACAAATGAACCAAGATTCGTTCGATATTTCATGTATGGTGGTGTGGACAAGCACCACCCTGCTCGCGGTGTAAGCAAGAGCCTTACACGCGCACATCCTTTTCCGTTTAGCCACTGAGGAGCTCCTATGTCCACCAACGATGTTCACGATGCGGATAGCCAGCCTCGTCGCCGGCCCGGTCGCCCACGTAAGACCGCTGCGGAACGCCAAGCAGGTACCGACAAGAGCCGCCTCACCGATAGGCAAAGCCGCATTCTCCAAGTGATCACCGATTCGACCGTATTACGCGGTTACCCACCGAGCATTCGCGAAATCGCCGATGCTGTAGGACTCCAATCCACCTCATCTGTCTCTTATCACCTCACTCAGTTAGAGAAGAAGGGCTATCTCCGCCGTGAGGACAAGAAACCGCGTGCGGTAGACGTTCGAAACTTCAAGGAAGAGCCCACTCCTAGCCAAGCGCAGGGCGACCAGCCCAATAGCGCTGATGTTTCCGACGAGCACCCCACAGCCACCTACGTCCCCGTCGTCGGACAGATCGCCGCCGGTAGTCCGATTCTCGCCGAGCAGAACGTTGAGGCCGTCTTCCCACTTCCTTCCGAACTCGTAGGTAATGGTGAACTCTTCCTTCTTCAGGTCGTCGGCGAATCCATGCGCGATGCCGGCATTTTCAACGGTGATTGGGTCGCGGTCCGTTCCCAGAACGTGGCAGAGTTCGGCGACTTTGTTGCTGCCATGATCGACGGCGACGCGACAGTAAAGGAATTCCACCGTAACGAGGACGGCGTATGGCTTCTGCCCCACAACGACCTCTTCGAGCCGATTCCAGCGGAAGAAGCACAAATTCTCGGCAAAGTTGTCGCAGTTTTGCGCAAAGTTTAGTTCACCCCCGCTCCCCGTAGCGCGAAGCCCAGCGCCAGCCACGCGATATACCATGTGATGGACAGTTCTTCGCGTGGCTTTTCGTGTGCCACCCGCTAGTAAAAAGAAACTTCACGACGGTACCTCGCATGGCAGAAAGGACGCAGCACAACCATGCCCAAGCAGTCAGCTGAGCGACGCCGCCAAATTGCATCCCTTGCTGCTGTGCAGGGTCGGGTCACCGTCACGGAACTCGCCGAGCGCTTCAAAGTTACTGCTGAAACCATACGTCGTGACCTTGCGATTCTGGATGAGGAAGGCGGAGTCTTTCGTGTCCACGGCGGTGCGGTTCCCATCCAAAGTTTCCGCAGCAATCCAACCACTTATGAATCGCGCGCCAAGGCCTCGCTTGAGGCAAAACGGGCCATTGCCCGTAAAGCGGTTACTTTGCTGCCTAATCCCGGTTCAACTCTATTCCTTGACGGCGGCACGACTACTGCACTAATGGCCCGCACTATGGCCGAGCTGCCAGAACCGGAAGGGTTTTACACCCCCTTCACAATCATCACCAATTCCCTCCCCATTGCGCTGACGCTATCGGATTCCCCACTGTTCGATATCCAGCTTCTGGGCGGTACAGTCCGACCCCAGTCGCAAGCTGTCGTAGGCGACGTCGCCACCCGAACAATCGGGGTACTGCGCGCCGACACTGCATTTGTCGGAACCAATGCGCTGACACTGTCACACGGATTGTCCACCCCAGACGCACAAGAGGGCGCTGTGAAACGGGCCATGGTGACTAATGCACAACGCGTCATCGCACTGTGCGATTCCACCAAATTTGGTCTCGATTACCTCGTCAGCTTCGCGTCGATGGAAGATCTATCTACAGTAGTCACTGATCGTGAAGCGACCCAGGATTACGTGGCAGCGCTTGAGGCCTCGGGCATCACGGTAGCCTTCGCTGATTAGGCGCTACCGTTTGCGCTCGAGGCTTCACAACCAGAGGTTTTCAGCGAATCACAGTTATTCGCCTTTAACGACGTGGTGCGTTCTGTCCCTCACCGACCGTATGGAAAAGCCACCGGAGGATTGGGTAGGCGATAATTATGCCCACAGAGCCCCAAGCAATTCCCTCCAACTGAACACCGCCCACAGTGAGGGTCAAGTTTCCGATACCTGCGATAATCGCCACAGAGGCAGTCGTCAGATTCACCGGGTCAGTCAACTGCACATTGTTGTCCTGCCAAATGCGGACGCCCAACAGGCCAATCATGCCGTAGAGAACCATCGTCGCACCACCCAATACGCCAGCGGGAATCGTGAGGATCACAGCGCCAAACTTCGGAATGAATGCCAAAGCAATCGCGGTGATCGCGGCCACCCAGTACGCCGCGGAAGAGTAGACTTTGGTTGCCGCCATAACACCGATATTTTCGGCATAGGTAGTGGTACCGGAACCACCGAATCCACCGGCAAGCATGGTTGATGTGCCGTCTGCAATCAACGCCGGACCTGCGAGGTCGTCAAGGTTACGACTCGTCATCGTTGCCACTGCTTTCACGTGACCGACGTTCTCGGCAATGAGAACCACAATGACAGGCAGCGTCACAGCGATCGCTGCGAGGTTAAACTCGGGCGTCGCAAAGTGGGGTGCACCCAGCCACTGCGCATCGCCCACGGTTTTCATAGATTCTTCGGACAGTCCGCCATAAAGATAGGCAAAGCCCCACCCGACGAGCACGCCGAGCAGAATTCCGAGGCGCGAGACCATCCCCCGACCGGCAACGGTGAAGACAACGATCGCCACGAGCGTGACGAAAGCGATGAGGGGCTGTGCCTGAAAATTACTCGTGGCGGTGGGCGCTAGGTTCAAGCCGATCAAGGCTACAATCGCGCCGGTAACCGCCGGCGGCATGACCGCATCGATGACCTTTCGGCCAGCCAGCGTCACAATAATGCCGATGACCGTAAGCAACATGCCAGCGGCAAGAATGCCACCGAGCTGAGCTGCGAAGCCGTGCGCCTGGGAGGCTGTCAACGGAGCGATAAAAGCGAAAGAGCTGCCAAGATAGGACGGCAGTCGATTGCGCGTTACGAGAAGGAAGAGGATGGTGCCCAATCCGGTAAACAACAGGGTGGTGTTGACCGGAAACCCGGTGATGGTAGGCACCAACAATGTCGCTCCGAACATGGCAACAACATGCTGCATGCCGATCCCGATAGTGCGGGGCCAGCTGAGGCGCTCCTCCGGCGCGACGACTTGACCGGGGGCAATCGACCGGCCATCCCCGTGGAGAGACCAGCCAAAGAAACGGCCTCTTTGTACTGCCAGCGCCTCATTGGGCTCAGATTTTGAAACGTCAGAATTGCTCACGGACACCAATTATTGCCCATACGCACTGACTTACACCACAAATTCTG
Coding sequences within:
- the lexA gene encoding transcriptional repressor LexA, translated to MSTNDVHDADSQPRRRPGRPRKTAAERQAGTDKSRLTDRQSRILQVITDSTVLRGYPPSIREIADAVGLQSTSSVSYHLTQLEKKGYLRREDKKPRAVDVRNFKEEPTPSQAQGDQPNSADVSDEHPTATYVPVVGQIAAGSPILAEQNVEAVFPLPSELVGNGELFLLQVVGESMRDAGIFNGDWVAVRSQNVAEFGDFVAAMIDGDATVKEFHRNEDGVWLLPHNDLFEPIPAEEAQILGKVVAVLRKV
- the hrpA gene encoding ATP-dependent RNA helicase HrpA: MNTPSDDQGQAHNKHGATTKKHPRKRNRQRQRSGRNRTPRVVRSIGPVNFPEHLPVSERREEIMEAIDQHQVVIIAGETGSGKTTQIPKMCLELGRGRTQVIGHTQPRRIAARSVAERIAEELGHSIGDAQSPVGYKIRFDDTISDSTAIKLMTDGVLLNEIQRDRLLRAYDTIIVDEAHERSLNIDFLLGFLKQLLPRRPDLKVIITSATINPEAFAKHFADASGTPAPIIEVSGRTYPVEVRYRPLITERLNEKTGELVETEIDPLDGLVSACRELMDNGPGDILCFFSGEREIRDAADALGSAFAQRRSEKVDILPLFGRLSNAEQHRVFSPGGKRRIVLATNIAETSLTVPGIHYVVDTGYARISRYSHRTKVQRLPVEEISQASATQRSGRCGRTADGIAIRLYSEENFEARPEFTDPEILRTHLASVILAMAALGLGDVEDFPFLQSPDRKSVRDGVALLQELGALAVASEKKKGEPTRAKLTQIGKDMARIPTDPRLARMLEAAHRNHVLEHVAVIVAALSIQDVRERPMEHQARADQLHARFAADSDFISILKLWNYLQINRRTLSGNQFRKLCQSEFIHYMRSREWMDLVRQLLSVIQDLRWQVPNIHHVRELDFDEQSLNEDAVHRSILTGLLTNIGMREGNSKQFAGTRNSHFVVHPSSALSKKPPQWIMAAELVETSQVFARTIGPIDPSWVEDIAPHMVKLVHSEPHWSSSRGAAMVHEKVLMLGLPLIADRRVNLGRTDKALARELFIRHALVEGDWTTRHKFFHHNQDLLAEAGQLEDKTRRRDIIVDDDALYAFYDKRLPDSITSARHFDSWWKKARHKDSNLLNFDPEQLIDSHEGAAAADEFPDIWRQGSLGFELTYVFQPGDPHDGITMRVPLPLLATVDPQQTQWLVAGLRHDLCVALIKSLPKVLRRTVVPATDFARRALQSMTPFDGPIDEALADALRSLGGSGISSSDFDWSRVPDHLRMNIAAIDRRGKVVDSSRNITELQERLSGQVTQAIAQASARSNPAGPEPIDASAHAASRKRKGKKKGNVGNSGKRGGASTGGVLARADKWDAQGIGTVVEFVDTVVDGQTVSAYPAIVSVEDGVVLRAFPTPQAAAAQQYKTVLDMMVSQMSVSNAQMLKGLPLRQRVALESYPYGGFAALVEDLQTVVCRDMLSKVGPVVRDPERCKELVSQVKKEGATWVRRYVVEIAPAVLAVADMREELDAWDGEVIDDMRQQLDFYLGSHAVARHGVAQLKHVPRYVQAMKARLELMELDPLREQDLDAQVEQALKEYRATLDRLPRARAASPQLKDVRWTIEEFRVSLFAQNLGTARTASLQRIRKALAKIR
- the nrdR gene encoding transcriptional regulator NrdR, giving the protein MLCPSCRSEQSRVVDSRAVEQGVSIRRRRECSDCGTRFTTVERSILLVMKRSGVTEEFSREKVIKGVRRACQGRDVSDDALKRLAHEVEQNVRAVHGSQVQANQIGLAILEPLRKLDEVAYLRFASVYKSFKSAEDFENEIALLRASHSESQDRTGESAED
- a CDS encoding DeoR/GlpR family DNA-binding transcription regulator → MPKQSAERRRQIASLAAVQGRVTVTELAERFKVTAETIRRDLAILDEEGGVFRVHGGAVPIQSFRSNPTTYESRAKASLEAKRAIARKAVTLLPNPGSTLFLDGGTTTALMARTMAELPEPEGFYTPFTIITNSLPIALTLSDSPLFDIQLLGGTVRPQSQAVVGDVATRTIGVLRADTAFVGTNALTLSHGLSTPDAQEGAVKRAMVTNAQRVIALCDSTKFGLDYLVSFASMEDLSTVVTDREATQDYVAALEASGITVAFAD
- a CDS encoding uracil-xanthine permease family protein, coding for MAVQRGRFFGWSLHGDGRSIAPGQVVAPEERLSWPRTIGIGMQHVVAMFGATLLVPTITGFPVNTTLLFTGLGTILFLLVTRNRLPSYLGSSFAFIAPLTASQAHGFAAQLGGILAAGMLLTVIGIIVTLAGRKVIDAVMPPAVTGAIVALIGLNLAPTATSNFQAQPLIAFVTLVAIVVFTVAGRGMVSRLGILLGVLVGWGFAYLYGGLSEESMKTVGDAQWLGAPHFATPEFNLAAIAVTLPVIVVLIAENVGHVKAVATMTSRNLDDLAGPALIADGTSTMLAGGFGGSGTTTYAENIGVMAATKVYSSAAYWVAAITAIALAFIPKFGAVILTIPAGVLGGATMVLYGMIGLLGVRIWQDNNVQLTDPVNLTTASVAIIAGIGNLTLTVGGVQLEGIAWGSVGIIIAYPILRWLFHTVGEGQNAPRR
- a CDS encoding neutral/alkaline non-lysosomal ceramidase N-terminal domain-containing protein produces the protein MAAVSGTVLWASATKGSAAAQTDSIHVGRGMADMTGEPWGAGMNGYAVLEQTSVGLQRRQYARAFIFVDPATQRRVVEVVADIGLMFQSIFLEVLRRLKTKYGDLYSDHNVLIHATHTHVAPGGTSGHLMVDITTQGFRPITFEANVSGIVAAIERAHDDVQPAQLTLAKGTLSGASANRSRQAWEQNPESDRANFPDAIDPHNVTLHIERNGQPVGFINWFAVHATSMSSEYRHVATDNKGYAAWATEEALGVDHSHPEEAIFVAAFAQSSPGDMTPNLGLTPGSGPGEDDVSHARIIGERHMRAVAEAGDGEPVAGGGVDGIFRWVDCSDIAVDAQWTTDGKPGHTGPAILGAAFAASSQEDGGGEPLLGLNEGERGGNPWVRELGRVVVPPAIHKLHAPKDILLPLGYIEGMIQQVHPFYVHRIGGLVLISHGFEATITSGLRLRRTVAEALGVPLDNVISQGYVNGYGHYLTTPEEYGTQNYEGGATIFGRNQLPAFQQTFHELATALKEGKEIDPGRPAGDLTGLIPPSPSTNGWADIPPIGKKFGEILSAPKSVAVGETATVTLVGANPNNNLRLGEGYLTVAREDGSVVAHDSSESTLITFANAWGSTTVTIDWNTAALEPGTYTVRYRGDSRAIFGGLSPFEGVARIEVR
- a CDS encoding hydrogen peroxide-inducible genes activator yields the protein MVNKEYRPTIAQLRTFATIAEFGHFGSAASHLGISQPSLSQALAALENGLGVQLIERSTRKVIITPIGRTLLPFAQNTLESLETFVAHARGANGGLVGSLTIGMIPTVAPYLLPDFLASLPQESPELEPRIVEEKTHHLMDGLRQGKIDIALVGMPTDTAGLQKIELYTEEFVLVVDKSSPFAGRSDVTVDELADTELLLLDDGHCLRDQILEMCRTVEMTKDPRRSVTRAASLSTVMQLVSAGFGATLVPLSAVASECSRPGIALATFDGGAQRAGRTIGLVYRSSTTRHEEYVALGEMIAQSYREVAAHSRSFLSHF